DNA from Blastocatellia bacterium:
CTGAGCGTTCGTTGCGTGAAATTGGTCGGCTTTACGCTGTGTACAAAGCCAACGGAGATCAACGGGGTATGAGTTATGCTCGCTCGCTGGTCATGGTTGGCCGGCGGCGCGCATTGGCGGCGAGTCGGCGGGCGCGCGCGTCCGAGGTAGCCGCGGTGAAGCGTGAAGTTGCCCAGTGGTTTTCTGTGTGGCTCTCAGCGCCAGGCCTTTTTGATCAGTGGTTGGCGTTGAGAAAAGCTTCACCGGAGTTTCAATCGTTGTTCGGAGCGAAATCGCCGAATTGATTTCCATCACACCACCGCGCACGCACCGATGAGGTGTCGTTGAAGA
Protein-coding regions in this window:
- a CDS encoding DUF4385 family protein, with translation MKRETKKQAILRIFEQQGMRSLGESEIRVIERRLAEQGVEKVSRSYIARVIAEAGKPVTTVDPYQIETMVEPYRQVFAGLLRFDTLEHAERSLREIGRLYAVYKANGDQRGMSYARSLVMVGRRRALAASRRARASEVAAVKREVAQWFSVWLSAPGLFDQWLALRKASPEFQSLFGAKSPN